In Candidatus Hinthialibacter antarcticus, one genomic interval encodes:
- a CDS encoding peptidylprolyl isomerase, translated as MIRSKKIHIFIAFIVPILVALIGSAYFQHSRNIYMNDLANQGVLAIYESGNISEEDIRWYIQHPPEGDGPILRALELTPEDVEGLDREQADWLEQELAQALLKRIIQHVALLEALTSNDNQQPVESVSIEVKKYKEERIKLKMESELDRITPSITRQEMLTYYVQHPQEFYEPGDRLARHIMLHEESSDESIRPATITQRLESGEDFQNLLQYSESETSSADGYIGWIEKGTISPPFERALWALDIHEVTGPIQVGDTWHFIQLIDKHEQGLIPFEQCQSQIQIRLIEEKSLQHRFRLLGIEDPESPNVDERYADALLKAAYKNEYDKDPELIEKVAAFERYKTADAVFFEHVQQRMKRYRDEDESTWYSESETAKRLLNQLRFKMIVELTPVPSAVDEALEINQPALDD; from the coding sequence ATGATACGATCAAAAAAAATCCACATTTTTATCGCATTTATCGTCCCGATTTTGGTTGCATTGATCGGTTCCGCCTATTTTCAACACAGCCGCAATATATATATGAATGATCTCGCCAACCAAGGCGTCCTTGCGATTTACGAAAGTGGAAATATTAGCGAAGAAGATATCCGGTGGTACATTCAACACCCGCCCGAAGGCGATGGCCCCATATTGCGCGCACTTGAACTAACGCCTGAAGATGTTGAAGGGTTAGATCGGGAGCAAGCAGATTGGCTTGAACAAGAGCTCGCTCAAGCTCTGCTCAAACGAATCATTCAACATGTCGCATTATTAGAAGCACTAACCTCAAACGACAATCAGCAACCGGTTGAAAGTGTTTCTATTGAAGTTAAAAAATATAAAGAAGAGCGCATCAAACTTAAGATGGAATCGGAGCTCGACCGAATTACTCCATCCATCACCCGTCAGGAGATGCTGACCTACTACGTACAACACCCACAAGAGTTTTACGAACCCGGCGACCGCCTCGCGCGGCATATTATGCTTCACGAAGAATCTTCAGATGAGTCGATTCGTCCGGCGACCATTACGCAACGTTTGGAATCCGGCGAAGATTTTCAAAACCTTCTCCAGTATTCTGAATCAGAAACCTCAAGCGCAGACGGCTATATTGGATGGATCGAAAAAGGGACCATTTCACCACCATTTGAGCGCGCACTGTGGGCGCTTGATATCCACGAAGTGACCGGCCCCATTCAAGTGGGCGATACCTGGCACTTTATTCAACTCATTGACAAACACGAGCAAGGATTGATTCCGTTTGAACAATGCCAGTCGCAAATTCAAATTCGGTTAATTGAAGAAAAAAGCCTGCAACATCGGTTCAGACTATTAGGCATCGAAGACCCCGAAAGCCCAAATGTTGATGAGCGCTACGCAGACGCATTGTTAAAAGCCGCGTATAAAAACGAATATGACAAAGACCCGGAGTTAATCGAAAAAGTCGCCGCTTTTGAACGCTACAAAACGGCTGACGCCGTCTTTTTTGAACATGTCCAGCAACGGATGAAACGCTATCGCGATGAAGATGAATCGACTTGGTATAGCGAAAGCGAAACCGCGAAACGATTATTAAACCAGTTGCGCTTTAAAATGATTGTTGAATTAACGCCCGTTCCATCAGCCGTAGATGAGGCGCTGGAAATCAATCAACCGGCGCTTGATGATTAA